One stretch of Microvirga lotononidis DNA includes these proteins:
- a CDS encoding glycerol-3-phosphate dehydrogenase, with amino-acid sequence MTTVTDLLIVGGGINGAGIARDAVGRGLSVVLCEQGDLAGYTSSASTKLIHGGLRYLEYYEFRLVREALFERERLLNSAPHIIWPLRFILPHEKGIRPAWFVRLGLFLYDHLAPRKKLPGTEGIKLTRHPAGQALKPGFDTAFVYSDCWVEDSRMVALNAIDAFEKGADIRVRTKLVSARRDGGTWVATLQNVTTGETQEVRAKVIVNAGGPFVADVLNAKLGLNTTKNVRLVKGSHIVVPKLFDTKEAFILQNTDKRIVFAIPYQEKFTLIGTTDIPVESVPDKKVEISSDEIQYLCNVVNHFFKKQVTPADVVWTYSGVRPLFDDGSSNASAVTRDYVFDLDAPQGGAPVLSIFGGKITTFRKLAEHALEELKPFFPAMKPAWTEDAKMPGGDMPDADFDRFFATVRQRWPFLPEHLAHRLARAYGTRMEELLGSAKSMADLGEDFGAGLTGAEVDYLVRREWARTAEDILWRRSKLGLHVPVDAPAKIDAYLAKKDAAPVAAQ; translated from the coding sequence GTGACGACAGTGACTGATCTTCTGATTGTAGGCGGCGGCATCAACGGCGCGGGCATCGCGCGCGATGCGGTGGGCCGGGGCCTCTCGGTCGTGCTCTGCGAACAGGGCGATCTGGCCGGCTACACCTCCTCGGCCTCGACGAAGCTGATCCATGGCGGCCTGCGTTACCTGGAATATTACGAGTTCCGGCTGGTGCGCGAGGCGCTCTTCGAACGCGAGCGCCTGCTCAACTCCGCTCCCCACATCATCTGGCCCCTGCGCTTCATCCTTCCCCACGAGAAGGGCATCCGCCCGGCATGGTTCGTGCGTCTGGGCCTGTTCCTCTACGATCACCTCGCGCCGCGCAAGAAACTGCCGGGGACGGAGGGGATCAAGCTCACGCGCCACCCCGCCGGCCAGGCCCTGAAGCCCGGCTTCGACACGGCCTTCGTCTATTCCGACTGCTGGGTCGAGGACAGCCGCATGGTGGCCCTCAATGCCATCGATGCCTTCGAGAAGGGCGCCGACATCCGCGTCCGCACCAAGCTCGTCTCCGCCCGCCGGGATGGCGGCACCTGGGTGGCAACCCTCCAGAACGTGACGACGGGCGAGACCCAGGAGGTTCGGGCGAAGGTCATCGTCAACGCGGGCGGTCCGTTCGTCGCCGACGTGCTCAACGCCAAGCTCGGACTCAACACCACCAAGAACGTGCGCCTGGTGAAGGGCAGCCACATCGTGGTGCCGAAGCTCTTCGACACCAAGGAAGCCTTCATTCTCCAGAACACGGACAAGCGCATCGTCTTCGCGATCCCCTATCAGGAGAAGTTCACCCTGATCGGCACCACGGACATTCCGGTCGAGTCGGTGCCCGACAAGAAGGTCGAGATCAGCTCGGACGAGATCCAGTATCTCTGCAACGTCGTGAACCACTTCTTCAAGAAGCAGGTTACCCCCGCCGACGTGGTCTGGACCTATTCGGGCGTGCGCCCGCTCTTCGACGACGGTTCGAGCAACGCCTCCGCCGTCACGCGCGACTACGTGTTCGATCTCGACGCACCGCAGGGCGGTGCGCCGGTCCTGTCGATCTTCGGCGGCAAGATCACCACCTTCCGCAAGCTCGCCGAACATGCCCTCGAGGAGCTGAAGCCCTTCTTCCCCGCCATGAAGCCCGCCTGGACGGAAGACGCCAAGATGCCGGGCGGCGACATGCCGGACGCGGATTTCGATCGCTTCTTCGCCACCGTTCGTCAGCGCTGGCCCTTCCTGCCCGAGCACCTCGCCCATCGCCTGGCCCGCGCCTACGGCACGCGGATGGAAGAGCTCCTCGGCTCGGCGAAGTCCATGGCCGATCTCGGCGAGGATTTCGGCGCCGGCCTGACGGGCGCGGAAGTCGACTATCTCGTGCGCCGCGAATGGGCGCGCACGGCCGAGGACATCCTCTGGCGGCGCTCGAAGCTCGGACTGCATGTGCCGGTTGACGCTCCGGCCAAGATCGATGCCTACTTGGCCAAGAAGGACGCCGCGCCCGTCGCAGCGCAATGA
- a CDS encoding MFS transporter, with protein MSAPARMPWAFVSALSLNVLISYGTIFYAFALFVDPMGRELGWGKSEMMAAYSLALGTSAFCAVPVGRLIDLGYGRAVMTGGSLLAGLLLVFWSYVGSYAAFVLIWLAMGITMSTVFYEPGFAVLTRRLGFMARRGITFMTLVGGFASTVFIPLTHVLIEHLGWRSALLVLAGFNIFVCAALHAITIPSAPPRTPRHSDAGPGHPPPANARWVLRRASFWCFVASSVLQGVIAAGLPIHLIPLLVEKGFTLEVAVVAFSLIGPAQVVGRFAMAFGERAFGMKGLGIIVLTLGALAFAILPFTPSGFWLVVTFAVLFGASNGMMTIVRALLPSELFGRESYGTVQGMIAMPVRLTTAAAPFIFGTLWAWWGGYTAVIALCLGMSLLALGFFVLVLVFQKAHERPENSLALDG; from the coding sequence ATGTCCGCCCCCGCCCGCATGCCCTGGGCCTTCGTTTCCGCTCTCTCGCTGAACGTGCTGATCTCCTACGGCACGATCTTCTATGCCTTCGCGCTGTTCGTCGATCCGATGGGCCGGGAGCTCGGCTGGGGCAAGTCGGAAATGATGGCCGCCTATTCCCTCGCGTTAGGAACCTCGGCCTTCTGCGCCGTGCCGGTGGGCCGGCTCATCGACCTCGGCTATGGCCGCGCAGTGATGACGGGCGGCTCCCTTCTGGCCGGGCTCCTCCTGGTGTTCTGGTCCTATGTCGGGAGCTACGCCGCCTTCGTGCTGATCTGGCTCGCCATGGGGATCACCATGAGCACGGTGTTCTACGAACCCGGCTTCGCCGTCCTGACCCGCAGGCTCGGCTTCATGGCCCGGCGGGGGATCACCTTCATGACCCTGGTGGGCGGTTTCGCCAGCACGGTCTTCATCCCGCTCACCCACGTGCTGATCGAGCATCTGGGCTGGCGGAGCGCCCTCCTGGTCCTTGCCGGCTTCAACATCTTCGTCTGTGCGGCCCTGCACGCGATCACGATCCCGAGCGCGCCACCAAGAACGCCGCGCCATTCCGATGCCGGACCCGGCCACCCTCCTCCTGCCAATGCCCGGTGGGTTCTCCGGCGGGCCTCCTTCTGGTGCTTCGTCGCCTCCTCCGTTCTGCAGGGGGTGATTGCCGCGGGCCTCCCGATCCACCTGATCCCGCTTCTCGTCGAAAAGGGCTTCACCCTGGAGGTGGCCGTCGTCGCCTTCTCGCTCATCGGGCCGGCCCAGGTGGTGGGCCGGTTCGCCATGGCGTTCGGAGAGCGCGCCTTCGGGATGAAGGGCCTCGGCATCATCGTGCTGACCCTGGGAGCGCTCGCCTTCGCCATCCTGCCCTTCACGCCGTCAGGGTTCTGGCTGGTCGTGACCTTCGCCGTGCTCTTCGGAGCCTCCAACGGAATGATGACCATCGTCCGCGCCCTGCTCCCGTCCGAGCTGTTCGGCCGCGAGAGTTATGGTACGGTCCAGGGAATGATCGCCATGCCGGTCCGCCTCACAACGGCAGCGGCCCCGTTCATTTTCGGAACGCTGTGGGCTTGGTGGGGCGGTTATACGGCCGTCATCGCTCTGTGCTTAGGCATGTCGCTTCTCGCGCTCGGTTTCTTCGTCCTTGTGCTGGTGTTTCAAAAGGCTCATGAACGGCCCGAAAATTCACTTGCCTTAGACGGCTAA
- a CDS encoding DEAD/DEAH box helicase, whose product MTLFTDFGLAQPILKALSAEGYEKPTPIQAQTIPYAMEGRDVCGIAQTGTGKTAAFALPILHRLNANPKPRKPKSPRVLVLSPTRELSGQIADSFKAYGRNLRLSTEVVFGGVTISRQEKALAQGVDVLVATPGRLIDLVDRRALSLRDIEILVLDEADQMLDLGFIHALKRIVTLLPKDRQSLFFSATMPKTISTLADSFLRDPAHVAVTPVATTAERVEQSVIFVQTNRKQVLLETLLRDPSIDRVLVFTRTKHGADKVVRGLDKAGIAGAAIHGNKSQPQRERALAGFRDGSCRVLVATDIAARGIDVEGVTHVINYDLPNVPESYVHRIGRTARAGATGLAISFCNDEEKAYLKDIEKLTRLKVPVMPLPEGLPAAPAASETSERREPQRGRPAPHARGHQGHGQPRSADPNAERGPKRRRGRGGKPGGNAQPQGGQPASGNQQRPAPAPRPAQGQRPAQQAQRAPQGQRPAAQGKPASARQDGRRDGAQVAWLEKSPRRR is encoded by the coding sequence TTGACACTCTTCACCGATTTCGGATTGGCCCAGCCGATCCTGAAGGCCCTGTCTGCCGAAGGCTATGAGAAGCCCACGCCGATCCAGGCCCAGACCATTCCCTATGCCATGGAAGGCCGCGACGTCTGCGGCATCGCCCAGACCGGCACCGGCAAGACGGCCGCCTTCGCGCTGCCGATCCTGCATCGCCTGAACGCGAACCCGAAGCCGCGCAAGCCGAAGAGCCCGCGCGTCCTCGTTCTCAGCCCGACCCGCGAGCTGTCCGGCCAGATCGCCGACAGCTTCAAGGCCTATGGCCGCAACCTGCGCCTTTCCACCGAGGTGGTGTTCGGCGGCGTCACCATCTCCCGCCAGGAGAAGGCGCTGGCTCAGGGCGTCGACGTGCTCGTCGCGACGCCCGGCCGCCTGATCGACCTCGTGGACCGCCGGGCCCTGTCCCTGCGTGACATCGAGATCCTCGTCCTCGACGAGGCCGACCAGATGCTCGACCTCGGCTTCATCCATGCGCTGAAGCGCATCGTGACCCTGCTGCCGAAGGACCGCCAGAGCCTGTTCTTCTCGGCCACCATGCCGAAGACGATCTCGACGCTGGCCGATTCGTTCCTGCGCGATCCCGCCCATGTGGCCGTCACCCCGGTGGCGACGACCGCCGAGCGCGTCGAGCAGAGCGTGATCTTCGTACAGACCAACCGCAAGCAGGTCCTGCTTGAGACGCTCCTGCGCGATCCGTCCATCGACCGCGTCCTCGTCTTCACCCGTACCAAGCACGGCGCGGACAAGGTGGTGCGCGGCCTCGACAAGGCCGGCATCGCGGGTGCGGCCATTCACGGCAACAAGTCCCAGCCGCAGCGCGAACGCGCGCTGGCGGGCTTCCGTGACGGCTCCTGCCGCGTGCTCGTGGCGACGGATATCGCCGCGCGCGGCATCGACGTCGAGGGCGTGACGCACGTCATCAATTACGACCTGCCGAACGTGCCGGAATCCTACGTCCACCGCATCGGCCGCACGGCTCGCGCCGGGGCGACCGGCCTTGCGATCTCGTTCTGCAACGACGAGGAAAAGGCGTACCTGAAGGATATCGAGAAGCTGACCCGCCTCAAGGTTCCGGTCATGCCTCTCCCCGAGGGCCTTCCCGCCGCTCCTGCAGCTTCCGAGACTTCGGAGCGCCGCGAGCCGCAGCGCGGTCGTCCGGCTCCCCATGCCCGCGGGCATCAGGGGCACGGCCAGCCGCGCAGCGCCGATCCGAACGCCGAGCGCGGACCCAAGCGCCGTCGCGGTCGCGGCGGCAAGCCGGGCGGCAACGCCCAGCCGCAGGGCGGCCAGCCGGCCTCCGGGAACCAGCAGCGGCCCGCACCGGCCCCGCGCCCGGCCCAGGGGCAGCGTCCCGCGCAGCAGGCACAGCGTGCCCCGCAGGGCCAGCGCCCCGCCGCTCAAGGCAAGCCCGCATCCGCCCGTCAGGACGGACGCCGGGACGGGGCCCAGGTGGCCTGGCTCGAAAAGAGCCCGCGCCGCCGGTAA
- a CDS encoding DUF763 domain-containing protein encodes MAKRAGSADLPLHSGHVPKWLADRMTRLGGVVSEAIVHHYGRDELLRRLAHPFWFQSFGAVMGMDWHSSGITTSVIGALKRGLTPLSKELGIHVCGGRGKHSRQTPHELIAIGERVGFNGSALADASRLVAKVDSAAIQDGFDLYLHGFIVTDDGKWAVVQQGMNDVSRQARRYHWLSEDLESFVDEPHTAIDGKGQGTIVNLTDRRAEASRKAQIAILDTLGPDNIARKFLALEEREADPAPKADPQPLLPHLVMPEHHDVRAKDVVLRRLHGTLAAAADRGPADFPDLLMTPGVGPRTVQALAMVAEVVHGTPCRFSDPARFSFAHGGKDRHPYPVPVRVYDETIRVLKSAVQKAKLGQQEELFALKRLDDQARALERRATGPTVEEHIGQERARSHSYGGRSVFGEEPPPDDTV; translated from the coding sequence ATGGCCAAACGCGCCGGAAGCGCCGATCTGCCGCTCCATAGCGGCCATGTGCCGAAATGGCTGGCCGACCGGATGACGCGTCTCGGCGGCGTGGTGAGCGAGGCCATCGTGCATCATTACGGGCGCGATGAGCTGCTGCGCCGGCTGGCCCATCCGTTCTGGTTCCAGTCGTTCGGGGCCGTGATGGGGATGGACTGGCATTCCTCCGGCATCACCACCAGCGTCATCGGGGCCCTGAAGCGCGGGCTGACGCCCCTGTCGAAGGAGCTCGGGATCCATGTCTGCGGCGGGCGGGGAAAGCACTCGCGGCAGACGCCCCATGAGCTGATCGCCATCGGCGAACGGGTCGGCTTCAACGGTTCGGCCCTGGCCGATGCCAGCCGTCTGGTGGCGAAGGTCGACAGCGCGGCGATCCAGGACGGTTTCGACCTGTATCTCCACGGCTTCATCGTCACGGATGACGGCAAGTGGGCGGTGGTCCAGCAGGGGATGAACGACGTGAGCCGGCAGGCCCGCCGCTATCACTGGCTGTCGGAGGATCTGGAGAGCTTCGTCGACGAGCCGCACACGGCCATCGACGGAAAAGGGCAGGGCACCATCGTCAACCTCACCGACCGGCGTGCGGAAGCCTCCCGGAAAGCCCAGATCGCGATTCTGGATACCCTGGGACCGGACAACATCGCCCGCAAGTTCCTGGCGCTGGAAGAGCGTGAGGCGGATCCTGCTCCTAAGGCCGATCCGCAGCCCCTGCTGCCGCACCTCGTGATGCCGGAGCATCACGACGTTCGCGCCAAGGACGTGGTGCTGCGGCGGCTGCACGGGACCCTCGCGGCCGCTGCCGACCGGGGACCGGCTGATTTCCCGGACCTGCTCATGACCCCCGGGGTCGGCCCGCGAACCGTGCAGGCGCTCGCCATGGTGGCGGAGGTCGTCCACGGCACGCCCTGCCGCTTCAGCGACCCGGCCCGTTTCTCCTTCGCCCATGGCGGCAAGGACCGACATCCCTATCCGGTGCCGGTGCGGGTCTACGACGAAACCATTCGCGTGCTGAAATCGGCCGTCCAGAAGGCGAAGCTCGGGCAGCAGGAGGAACTCTTCGCGCTCAAGCGCCTGGACGATCAGGCCCGCGCGCTCGAACGCCGCGCCACGGGTCCGACAGTGGAGGAGCACATCGGGCAGGAACGCGCCAGATCGCATTCCTACGGCGGCCGCTCCGTCTTCGGAGAGGAGCCGCCGCCGGACGATACGGTTTAG
- a CDS encoding acetamidase/formamidase family protein, whose product MADYRIDASPETIHWGYFDAALKPLLTVDSGDTVTISTVSGGPEAMPKEPFVVPQALTDIHAAHKPKLPGHICTGPVAVRGAKAGQVLEVRIQDIALHYDWGFTYSAPQKGALPDDFDEVHSMTIPLDRERMTGRLPWGLELPLRPFFGVMAVAPPAAWGALSTLPPRRNGGNLDNKELVAGTTLYLPIHHDGALFSVGDGHGVQGDGEVCVTAIETGLIGTFELHLREDMSLTWPMAETPTHVMTMAFDPDLDDCVVIALRDMIDLIVARTGITKAEAYALCSLAADLRITQVVNGNKGVHVMLDKSLLQKAQR is encoded by the coding sequence GTGGCCGATTACCGGATTGATGCTTCCCCGGAGACCATTCACTGGGGCTATTTCGACGCGGCTCTGAAGCCGCTGCTGACGGTCGATTCCGGCGACACGGTCACGATCTCGACCGTGTCGGGCGGTCCCGAGGCGATGCCGAAGGAGCCCTTCGTGGTTCCGCAGGCGCTGACGGACATTCACGCGGCGCACAAGCCGAAGCTGCCGGGCCACATCTGCACCGGCCCGGTCGCCGTCCGGGGTGCCAAGGCCGGTCAGGTCCTCGAGGTCCGCATCCAGGATATCGCGCTGCATTACGATTGGGGCTTCACCTACTCGGCCCCGCAGAAAGGCGCCCTGCCGGACGATTTCGACGAGGTCCACTCCATGACCATCCCGCTCGACCGGGAGCGGATGACCGGCCGGCTGCCATGGGGCCTGGAACTGCCCCTGCGGCCGTTCTTCGGCGTGATGGCGGTGGCGCCACCTGCCGCCTGGGGGGCACTCAGCACCCTGCCGCCGCGCCGCAACGGCGGCAATCTCGACAACAAGGAACTCGTGGCCGGCACGACCCTCTACCTTCCGATCCATCATGACGGCGCCCTTTTCTCCGTCGGCGACGGGCACGGCGTCCAGGGCGACGGCGAGGTCTGCGTCACGGCCATCGAGACCGGCCTGATCGGCACCTTCGAGCTGCACCTGCGCGAGGACATGAGCCTCACCTGGCCCATGGCCGAGACGCCGACGCACGTGATGACCATGGCGTTCGATCCGGATCTCGACGATTGCGTCGTCATCGCGCTGCGCGACATGATCGACCTGATCGTCGCCCGCACCGGCATCACCAAGGCGGAGGCCTATGCCCTGTGCAGCCTCGCGGCCGACCTGCGCATCACGCAGGTGGTCAACGGCAACAAGGGCGTCCACGTGATGCTGGACAAGAGCCTTCTGCAAAAGGCCCAGCGCTAA
- a CDS encoding ABC transporter permease, with protein MNTALPSKHHYVDPAPFDPGKTEPVGAESESFYRASSWQLMWWKFRRHKVALAAAFVLLAFYLLVPFVEIVAPYNQTKRHGDFLYAPPQAVHLMHEGRFVGPFTYPYTYSFDLESFRRVYTPDRTKPQPIRFLCQGNTYQFWGMWEMSFHLVCPPKDGTMFLLGTDRLGRDLLSRIIYGARISLTIGIVGIAVSFALGLFFGGLAGYLGGWVDHVIQRMIEILRSLPELPLWLALSAALPANWSPILVFFGITIILGLLDWPGLARAVRSKLLSLREEDFVKAAELMGASKQRIIARHLIPNFMSHLIASATLSIPSMILGETALSFLGLGLRPPVTSWGVLLNEAQNLAAVQLHPWLLFPMVPVVIVVLAFNFMGDGLRDAADPYH; from the coding sequence ATGAACACGGCTCTTCCCTCCAAGCACCACTATGTCGATCCGGCTCCCTTCGATCCGGGCAAGACCGAGCCGGTCGGGGCCGAAAGCGAGAGCTTCTACCGCGCCTCGTCCTGGCAATTGATGTGGTGGAAGTTCCGCCGCCACAAGGTGGCGCTGGCAGCGGCCTTCGTGCTGCTCGCCTTCTACCTTCTCGTGCCCTTCGTCGAGATCGTCGCGCCCTACAACCAGACGAAGCGCCACGGCGACTTCCTCTACGCACCGCCGCAGGCCGTTCACCTGATGCATGAGGGCCGCTTCGTTGGGCCCTTCACCTATCCCTACACGTACAGTTTCGACCTGGAGAGCTTCCGGCGCGTCTACACACCCGATCGAACGAAGCCGCAACCCATCCGTTTCCTGTGCCAGGGCAATACCTATCAGTTCTGGGGCATGTGGGAGATGAGCTTCCACCTGGTCTGCCCTCCCAAGGACGGCACGATGTTCCTGCTCGGAACCGACCGGCTCGGGCGCGACTTGCTCTCGCGCATCATCTACGGGGCGCGGATCTCGCTCACCATCGGCATCGTCGGCATCGCCGTGTCGTTCGCGCTCGGCCTCTTCTTCGGCGGGCTCGCCGGCTATCTCGGCGGCTGGGTCGATCACGTGATCCAGCGCATGATCGAAATCCTGCGCTCGCTGCCGGAGCTGCCCCTGTGGCTCGCGCTCTCCGCCGCCCTGCCGGCGAACTGGAGCCCGATCCTGGTGTTCTTCGGCATCACGATCATCCTCGGCCTGCTCGACTGGCCGGGGCTCGCGCGCGCCGTGCGCTCCAAACTCCTCTCGCTGCGCGAAGAGGATTTCGTGAAGGCGGCGGAGCTGATGGGCGCCTCCAAGCAGCGCATCATCGCGCGCCACCTCATCCCGAATTTCATGAGTCACCTGATCGCCTCGGCGACGCTCTCGATCCCGTCCATGATTCTCGGCGAGACCGCCCTCTCGTTCCTCGGCCTGGGCCTGCGCCCGCCCGTGACGAGCTGGGGCGTGCTGCTCAACGAGGCTCAGAACCTCGCGGCCGTGCAGCTCCATCCCTGGCTGCTCTTCCCGATGGTCCCGGTGGTGATCGTGGTCCTCGCTTTCAACTTCATGGGCGACGGGCTGCGCGACGCGGCGGATCCTTACCATTAG
- a CDS encoding ABC transporter permease, with translation MIRFLLRRFVTMAVTLLIISALVFFIIKLPPGDFLSNQIAELRAQGESASIAKAEFLIRQYGLDKPAWQQYLVWLGVMPGPNGFSGLMQGDWGWSFEYDKPVVEVIGDALWLTLLVNLAAVIFIHVVSIPIAIYSATRQYSFGDYLATFIGYIGLATPSFLLALILLYYMNRWFGVSIGGLYDAQYAGEPWTWDKIQSLLSHLLVPTVVIGLGGTAAMIRRMRANLLDELGKQYYVTAKAKGLEPTKALLKYPFRMSLNPFIADIGNLLPHLVSGSVLVSLVLSLPTVGPILLSALKSQDQFLAGFILMFVAVLTVVGMLVSDLLLAWLDPRIRMGGGR, from the coding sequence ATGATCCGTTTCCTGTTGCGTCGCTTCGTTACCATGGCGGTGACTCTGCTGATCATTTCGGCCTTGGTCTTCTTCATCATCAAGCTGCCGCCGGGCGACTTTTTGAGCAACCAGATCGCCGAGCTGAGAGCGCAGGGCGAATCCGCCTCCATCGCGAAGGCCGAGTTCCTCATCAGACAGTACGGGCTCGATAAGCCCGCCTGGCAGCAATACCTGGTCTGGCTCGGCGTCATGCCCGGTCCGAACGGCTTCTCGGGCCTGATGCAGGGCGATTGGGGCTGGTCCTTCGAGTACGACAAGCCCGTCGTGGAGGTGATCGGCGATGCCCTGTGGCTGACGCTTCTCGTCAACCTCGCGGCGGTGATCTTCATTCACGTGGTGTCGATTCCCATCGCGATCTATTCGGCGACCCGGCAGTATTCCTTCGGGGACTATCTCGCGACCTTCATCGGCTACATCGGGCTTGCGACCCCGAGTTTCCTGCTCGCGCTGATCCTGCTCTATTACATGAACCGCTGGTTCGGCGTTTCCATCGGCGGGCTCTACGACGCGCAGTATGCGGGCGAGCCCTGGACATGGGACAAGATCCAATCCCTGCTCTCGCATCTCCTGGTCCCGACCGTCGTGATCGGCCTCGGCGGTACGGCGGCCATGATCCGGCGCATGCGCGCCAACCTCCTCGATGAACTCGGCAAGCAATATTACGTGACGGCGAAGGCCAAGGGGCTCGAGCCCACCAAAGCCCTGCTGAAATATCCCTTCCGCATGTCGCTCAACCCCTTCATCGCCGATATCGGCAACCTGCTGCCGCATCTGGTCTCCGGATCCGTCCTGGTATCCTTGGTCCTGAGCCTGCCGACGGTGGGCCCGATCCTGTTGAGCGCGCTGAAAAGCCAGGACCAGTTCCTCGCCGGCTTCATCCTGATGTTCGTCGCAGTGCTGACGGTGGTCGGCATGCTGGTTTCCGATCTGCTGCTGGCCTGGCTCGATCCGCGGATCCGGATGGGAGGAGGACGATGA
- a CDS encoding ABC transporter substrate-binding protein, which yields MLLKARTRKLALAVALGLLALPAMAQDFKDAPFFAEQVKAKKLPPLAERLPKDPIVVKAAGHYGGDIVTLVPRARDIRYISTFAYTRLVGYDQNLQLQPDLLEKLDDEGDRVFTFTLRAGHRWSDGSPFTAEDFRYFWEDVAQNQDLSPAGPPEFMLVDGKPPRFEVLDERTVRYTWDKPNPRFLPQLAGPLDPGIYRASAYLKQFHAKYADKVSLEEKAKQQKLKSWAALHNRMDDMKEQTNPALPTLMPWRVMNAAPANRFIFERNPYYHRIDSQGQQLPYVDRVIMDVSAPGLFAAKANAGEVDLLFRGLSMSDIPVLKEGEKAKGYRTLLWPYARGTELALYPNLNTVDPAWRDLNRDVHFRRALSLGIDRKTLNNALLFGLGTEGNNTIVSESPLFKEELRTMNAGYDPAEASRLLDEIGLTKRNGAGIRLLPDGRELEIIVETDGESSLVVDGLTLIGEFWREIGVRLFVKPQDRTVLRNRSYAGLTIMVAAPGLDNAIPTAIMPPTELAPMRQDNYTWPKWGQHVETKGKNGEKVDIPEARRLLDLYTTWMSTGDRDLQRSAWSEMLQNHAENQWAIGTISGALQPIVVRNGLQGLPVKALYSWEPTAMLGIYRLDEIHWNKAAGKEARR from the coding sequence ATGCTGCTCAAGGCTCGAACACGAAAACTCGCCCTCGCCGTCGCCCTTGGATTGCTGGCGCTGCCCGCCATGGCGCAGGATTTCAAGGACGCCCCGTTCTTCGCCGAGCAGGTGAAGGCAAAGAAGCTGCCGCCCCTGGCGGAGCGGCTTCCGAAAGATCCCATCGTGGTCAAGGCCGCAGGCCATTACGGCGGCGATATCGTGACCCTGGTGCCGCGTGCGCGCGACATCCGCTATATCTCGACCTTCGCCTATACAAGGCTCGTCGGCTACGATCAGAATCTTCAGCTTCAGCCCGATCTCCTGGAAAAGCTCGACGACGAGGGCGACCGGGTCTTCACGTTCACCCTGCGCGCCGGGCACCGCTGGTCCGACGGCTCTCCCTTCACGGCGGAGGATTTCCGCTATTTCTGGGAGGACGTAGCCCAGAACCAGGACCTCTCACCGGCAGGGCCGCCGGAATTCATGCTCGTGGACGGCAAGCCCCCGCGCTTCGAGGTGCTCGATGAACGGACGGTGCGCTACACCTGGGACAAGCCCAATCCGCGCTTCCTGCCGCAACTGGCCGGGCCGCTCGATCCCGGCATCTACCGGGCTTCCGCGTATCTCAAGCAGTTCCACGCCAAATATGCCGACAAGGTCTCTCTCGAGGAGAAGGCGAAGCAGCAGAAGCTGAAATCCTGGGCGGCCCTGCACAATCGCATGGACGACATGAAGGAGCAGACCAACCCGGCCCTGCCCACCCTCATGCCCTGGCGCGTGATGAACGCCGCTCCGGCCAACCGCTTCATCTTCGAGCGCAATCCCTATTACCACCGGATCGACAGCCAGGGGCAGCAATTGCCTTACGTCGACCGGGTGATCATGGACGTGTCGGCGCCCGGCCTCTTCGCCGCCAAGGCCAATGCGGGAGAGGTCGACCTCCTGTTCCGCGGCCTCTCCATGAGCGACATCCCGGTTCTGAAGGAAGGCGAGAAGGCGAAAGGCTACAGGACCCTGCTCTGGCCCTATGCCCGGGGCACCGAGCTTGCGCTCTATCCCAATCTGAACACCGTGGATCCCGCATGGCGCGACCTGAACCGGGACGTCCACTTCCGCCGCGCCCTGTCGCTCGGGATCGACCGCAAAACGCTGAACAATGCGCTGCTCTTCGGCCTCGGGACCGAGGGCAACAACACCATCGTCTCGGAAAGTCCGCTCTTCAAGGAGGAGCTGCGCACGATGAATGCCGGGTATGACCCGGCTGAAGCCTCGCGCCTCCTCGACGAGATCGGCCTGACGAAACGCAATGGTGCGGGTATCCGCCTGCTTCCCGACGGGCGCGAGCTGGAGATCATCGTCGAAACGGACGGCGAGAGCAGTCTCGTGGTCGACGGCCTGACGCTGATCGGGGAATTCTGGCGGGAAATCGGCGTGAGACTGTTCGTGAAGCCGCAGGACCGCACGGTGCTGCGCAACCGCTCTTATGCCGGCCTGACGATCATGGTGGCCGCTCCCGGCCTCGACAATGCGATCCCCACGGCCATCATGCCGCCGACGGAACTCGCCCCCATGCGCCAGGACAATTACACATGGCCGAAATGGGGCCAGCACGTGGAGACCAAGGGCAAGAACGGGGAAAAGGTGGACATTCCCGAAGCCCGGCGCCTCCTCGACCTCTATACGACCTGGATGAGCACGGGCGATCGGGATCTGCAGAGAAGCGCCTGGAGCGAGATGCTGCAAAACCATGCCGAAAACCAATGGGCCATCGGCACGATCTCCGGCGCGCTCCAGCCCATCGTGGTCCGCAACGGGTTGCAGGGACTGCCGGTCAAGGCGCTCTACAGCTGGGAGCCGACGGCGATGCTTGGCATCTATCGCCTGGATGAAATCCACTGGAACAAAGCCGCCGGCAAAGAGGCCCGTCGATGA